In a single window of the Streptomyces sp. NBC_00353 genome:
- a CDS encoding MFS transporter, with the protein MGREQWKKIWVGSAGNMVEWFDWFVYATFAVYFADSFFPEGNETANLMNTMGIFAVGFFMRPVGGWLLGRIGDRKGRKAALTLTVTLMSASAILIAIAPTYAVAGYGGVAVLLVARLLQGLSVGGEYAASATYLTEASAPHRRGFASSFQYVSMTAGQLVGLGLQIVLQRNMSDAALHSWGWRIPFVVGALGAAIVFYLRRSMLETEVYAESGAAAEQDRGTLKVLWKHKREAFLVMALTMGGTVAYYTYTTYLTKFLSRSAGMEKSTASLVSFCALFVFMCIQPLAGMVSDRVGRRPLLITFAVGSTFLTVPIMTMLKNAGTFWPAFGLALLALVVVTGYTSINACVKAELFPTGIRALGVALPYALANALFGGTAEYVALWFKDAGIESGFYWYVAGCAAVSLVVYLTMRETRDIDLGRVGAADRKTGQATEPSGAASVTPAS; encoded by the coding sequence ATGGGACGAGAGCAGTGGAAGAAAATCTGGGTCGGCTCGGCCGGCAACATGGTCGAGTGGTTCGACTGGTTCGTGTACGCGACCTTCGCGGTCTACTTCGCGGATTCGTTCTTCCCCGAAGGCAATGAGACCGCGAATCTCATGAACACCATGGGCATCTTCGCCGTCGGCTTCTTCATGCGGCCGGTCGGCGGCTGGCTGCTCGGCCGGATCGGTGACCGCAAGGGGCGCAAGGCCGCGCTGACCCTCACCGTCACCCTCATGTCGGCCTCCGCGATCCTCATCGCCATCGCGCCGACCTATGCCGTGGCGGGGTACGGCGGCGTCGCCGTCCTGCTGGTGGCCCGGCTCCTCCAGGGCCTCTCGGTCGGCGGTGAGTACGCGGCCAGCGCCACGTACCTCACCGAGGCGTCCGCACCCCACCGGCGCGGCTTCGCCTCCAGCTTCCAGTACGTGTCCATGACCGCAGGACAGCTCGTCGGCCTCGGCCTGCAGATCGTCCTGCAGCGCAACATGTCCGACGCGGCGCTGCACAGCTGGGGCTGGCGCATCCCGTTCGTCGTCGGTGCGCTCGGCGCGGCCATCGTCTTCTATCTGCGCCGCTCCATGCTGGAGACCGAGGTGTACGCCGAGTCCGGCGCGGCCGCCGAGCAGGACCGGGGCACGCTGAAGGTGCTGTGGAAGCACAAGCGCGAGGCGTTCCTGGTGATGGCGCTGACCATGGGCGGGACCGTTGCGTACTACACGTACACGACCTACCTCACCAAGTTCCTCTCCAGGAGCGCCGGCATGGAGAAGTCCACCGCCTCGCTCGTCAGCTTCTGCGCCCTGTTCGTCTTCATGTGCATCCAGCCGCTGGCCGGCATGGTCTCCGACCGGGTCGGCCGCCGCCCGCTGCTGATCACCTTCGCCGTCGGCTCCACCTTCCTGACCGTGCCGATCATGACGATGCTCAAGAACGCGGGGACCTTCTGGCCCGCGTTCGGCCTGGCGCTCCTCGCTCTGGTCGTCGTCACCGGCTACACCTCGATCAACGCCTGTGTGAAGGCCGAGCTCTTCCCGACCGGCATCCGCGCCCTCGGTGTCGCCCTCCCGTACGCCCTTGCCAACGCCCTCTTCGGCGGCACCGCCGAATATGTGGCGCTCTGGTTCAAGGACGCGGGCATCGAGTCGGGCTTCTACTGGTACGTGGCGGGCTGCGCCGCGGTCTCCCTCGTCGTCTATCTGACGATGCGCGAGACCCGCGACATCGACCTGGGCAGGGTCGGCGCGGCCGACCGGAAGACCGGGCAGGCGACGGAGCCTTCCGGGGCGGCGAGCGTCACGCCCGCATCCTGA